The proteins below come from a single Paludibacter jiangxiensis genomic window:
- a CDS encoding cytochrome ubiquinol oxidase subunit I, whose protein sequence is METLDLSIIDWSRAQFAMTAMDHWIFVPLTLSLGFIMAVMETVYYKTGKAEWQTMTKFWMRLFGINFAVGVAGGLILEFQFGTNWSNYSWLVGDIFGAPLAIEGIMAFFLESTFFVIMFFGWNKVSKGFHLAATWLTWFGATLSSLWILVANAWMQYPTGTSFNIDTVRSEMTDFWAVLFSPMAMNKFFHTVTSSWIVGATFVIGVSCWYLMKKRNIEFAHKSIRIAAAFGLLGIILAMYSGDGSAYQVAQKQPMKLAAMEGLYQGHNGEGLVAMGILNPAKKEYNDATNPFLVKITAPKLLSFLAFRNFDAHVPGIKDLLDGGYLETKPDGQAVKPVTTDEKIVFGKMAQNALKGYKLAQKEHNDSLAAVNKAVFAATSPYYGYGYIKDKKQLIPNVPLTFYSFRFMVIFGGFFLLYFIFILYIRRRIENMKWLQKFALWAIPLAYLTSFSGWIVAEVGRQPWAIQDLLPTFAAVSSIPVSSIQTTFAFFAILFIVLFIAIVSIMVHEIRKGPEHIQ, encoded by the coding sequence ATGGAAACACTCGATTTATCTATCATTGACTGGTCTCGTGCCCAGTTTGCAATGACCGCTATGGATCATTGGATTTTCGTACCGTTGACATTGAGCCTTGGTTTTATTATGGCTGTAATGGAAACCGTATATTACAAAACAGGTAAAGCCGAATGGCAAACAATGACAAAGTTCTGGATGCGTCTTTTTGGCATCAACTTTGCCGTGGGGGTAGCCGGAGGTTTAATCTTAGAGTTTCAATTTGGCACTAACTGGTCCAATTATAGTTGGCTTGTTGGCGATATTTTTGGAGCCCCGCTTGCTATTGAAGGTATAATGGCCTTTTTCCTGGAATCAACTTTCTTTGTTATCATGTTTTTTGGCTGGAACAAAGTCAGCAAAGGCTTTCACCTCGCAGCAACCTGGCTCACATGGTTTGGTGCCACATTATCTTCATTATGGATTTTAGTCGCAAATGCCTGGATGCAATATCCTACAGGTACTTCCTTCAATATAGATACAGTTCGCAGCGAAATGACCGATTTTTGGGCTGTACTCTTCTCTCCGATGGCAATGAATAAATTTTTTCATACCGTTACATCGTCCTGGATTGTGGGAGCTACATTTGTAATCGGTGTCAGTTGCTGGTATCTGATGAAAAAACGCAATATTGAGTTTGCACATAAAAGCATACGAATAGCTGCTGCTTTTGGTTTATTGGGTATAATACTGGCTATGTACAGTGGTGACGGTTCGGCTTATCAGGTAGCGCAAAAACAACCTATGAAACTCGCCGCAATGGAAGGTCTTTATCAGGGACATAACGGAGAAGGATTAGTTGCCATGGGTATCCTGAATCCGGCAAAAAAAGAATATAACGATGCTACAAATCCGTTTCTTGTTAAAATAACCGCTCCGAAATTGCTCTCTTTTTTAGCTTTCAGAAATTTTGACGCCCACGTTCCCGGCATTAAAGACTTATTGGATGGCGGCTATCTGGAAACAAAACCTGACGGTCAGGCTGTCAAACCTGTCACAACAGACGAAAAAATTGTGTTCGGCAAAATGGCTCAAAATGCTCTAAAAGGCTATAAATTAGCTCAAAAAGAACACAATGATTCTCTGGCCGCTGTGAATAAGGCTGTTTTTGCAGCTACATCCCCCTACTATGGTTACGGTTATATTAAAGATAAAAAACAGTTGATTCCGAATGTACCGCTTACTTTCTATTCATTCCGTTTCATGGTAATTTTCGGAGGCTTTTTCCTCTTATACTTCATCTTCATTCTATACATCCGTCGCAGAATTGAAAACATGAAATGGCTTCAGAAGTTTGCATTATGGGCTATTCCCCTGGCTTACCTTACTTCTTTCTCTGGTTGGATTGTTGCTGAAGTCGGACGCCAGCCCTGGGCAATTCAGGATCTTTTACCAACATTTGCAGCTGTATCCAGCATACCCGTGAGCTCTATCCAGACAACATTCGCATTTTTTGCCATACTGTTTATCGTCCTTTTCATTGCCATTGTAAGCATTATGGTGCACGAGATTCGCAAAGGGCCTGAACACATACAATAA
- a CDS encoding OmpA family protein produces MKKIITCGLLLFAFIAVANAQADKKADAKDAKATFQPGWYMSLYTGYNLFLGEGSNIFKSGNSINFRNDGGVLSTFGLGYDFNPVIGLRGELGWARHGWQGYNAYTKVNNPDWWSVNFTGDLTVNLSNWWGGYNPDRIFDVTAFGGIGLGVRSANQVAAKKQLTPIVRAGLLGSFHLSKQFDLNAEVATNAVRDGFNGVKAGLFFDDFTAFQVGFTYHFKATSKAAPTPAPEPVIQIKEVVKHDTVFVKVPAPKVTKTVTKEFSKEIFFGFDNSSLNDLNKKATIEETVAFLKANPDAKLTVDGYADKNSGSKAYNLKLSKKRAQAVAKAITKAGVDKSRLTVVGHGVIPQLYKEKAKNRLTTLKSSYQVVEVQ; encoded by the coding sequence ATGAAAAAAATTATCACATGTGGATTGCTACTCTTTGCTTTCATTGCAGTAGCAAATGCTCAAGCTGACAAAAAAGCCGATGCAAAAGATGCAAAAGCTACTTTTCAGCCAGGTTGGTATATGAGTCTCTATACCGGTTACAATTTATTTTTAGGTGAAGGAAGTAACATTTTTAAAAGCGGAAACTCTATCAATTTCAGAAATGATGGTGGTGTGCTTTCTACTTTCGGATTAGGTTACGATTTTAATCCGGTTATTGGCTTACGTGGCGAATTAGGCTGGGCGCGTCATGGCTGGCAAGGCTACAATGCGTACACAAAAGTAAACAATCCTGATTGGTGGAGCGTTAACTTTACCGGTGATCTGACAGTAAACTTGAGCAACTGGTGGGGTGGTTACAATCCTGACAGAATTTTTGATGTCACTGCATTTGGTGGCATTGGCTTAGGTGTTCGTTCTGCGAATCAAGTTGCAGCAAAAAAGCAATTAACTCCTATTGTACGCGCAGGTTTACTTGGAAGCTTCCATCTTTCAAAACAATTTGACCTGAACGCAGAAGTAGCAACCAACGCTGTTCGCGATGGATTCAACGGCGTAAAAGCTGGTCTTTTCTTTGATGATTTCACAGCTTTCCAGGTTGGTTTTACATACCACTTCAAAGCTACATCTAAAGCAGCTCCCACACCTGCTCCAGAACCAGTAATCCAAATCAAAGAAGTTGTAAAACACGATACTGTATTTGTTAAGGTTCCCGCTCCTAAAGTAACAAAAACTGTTACAAAGGAATTTTCTAAAGAAATTTTCTTTGGCTTTGACAATTCAAGCTTAAATGACCTTAACAAGAAAGCGACAATTGAAGAAACTGTTGCATTCCTGAAAGCTAATCCTGATGCAAAATTAACCGTTGATGGCTATGCTGACAAAAATTCAGGCAGCAAAGCATACAACCTGAAATTAAGCAAAAAACGTGCTCAGGCTGTTGCAAAAGCAATTACAAAAGCTGGAGTAGACAAAAGCCGCTTAACAGTTGTTGGACACGGTGTCATTCCACAACTTTATAAAGAAAAAGCTAAAAACCGTCTTACTACATTGAAATCTTCTTACCAAGTAGTAGAAGTTCAATAA
- a CDS encoding acetate kinase — MKILVLNCGSSSVKYKLFDMESKTILGQGGVEKLGMQGSFLKHTRPDGQKVTLEGEILTHSIAVEYILGVLLSEKHGAIKSLDEIDAVGHRLVHGGETFNKSVLINDEVISKIEECIEIAPLHNPPNLAGINAIRELLPNVPQVGVFDTAFHQTMPSYAYMYGIPYSLYKKYGIRRYGFHGTSHRYVSKRACELLGLDVNNSKLITCHIGNGGSITAIKNGESVDTSMGFTPVEGLLMGTRCGDIDLGVVTFLMDKEMLGTDSASTLFNKHSGLLGISGVSSDMRDVNQAVKDGNEHAKLALDMYHYRIKKYIGAYMAALGGADAIVFTGGVGENGDNSRLQACAGLEFLGIKIDPAVNATVHGEEHIISTPDSAVKVIVVPTDEEFMIASDTMEIAGK; from the coding sequence ATGAAGATTTTAGTACTGAATTGCGGAAGTTCTTCCGTTAAATATAAACTGTTCGACATGGAATCTAAAACCATTCTCGGACAAGGTGGCGTTGAAAAACTGGGAATGCAGGGATCTTTCCTGAAACATACCCGTCCTGATGGGCAAAAAGTTACACTTGAAGGTGAAATACTTACTCACTCTATCGCTGTAGAATATATTCTGGGCGTTTTATTGAGTGAAAAACATGGAGCCATCAAGTCTCTTGATGAAATTGATGCCGTTGGACACCGTTTGGTGCATGGTGGGGAAACGTTTAATAAAAGCGTACTCATCAACGACGAAGTAATTTCAAAAATTGAAGAATGCATAGAGATTGCCCCACTCCACAACCCACCCAACCTGGCCGGTATTAACGCTATTCGCGAATTATTGCCCAATGTTCCTCAGGTAGGCGTTTTTGACACGGCATTTCACCAGACTATGCCTTCGTATGCATACATGTACGGTATTCCCTACTCGCTCTACAAAAAATACGGAATCCGTCGTTACGGCTTTCATGGAACAAGCCACCGCTATGTTTCGAAGCGTGCCTGCGAACTACTTGGTCTCGACGTAAACAATTCGAAACTGATTACTTGCCATATTGGTAATGGCGGTTCAATTACTGCCATCAAAAATGGAGAATCAGTAGATACGTCAATGGGCTTTACTCCGGTAGAAGGCCTGCTTATGGGAACCCGTTGCGGAGATATTGATCTAGGAGTGGTTACTTTCCTTATGGACAAAGAAATGCTGGGCACTGATTCGGCATCTACCCTATTCAACAAACACAGCGGCTTACTGGGCATCTCCGGGGTGTCTTCTGATATGCGCGATGTAAATCAAGCCGTTAAGGATGGTAATGAACATGCCAAACTGGCACTGGACATGTACCACTATCGCATCAAAAAATATATCGGAGCTTACATGGCTGCTTTAGGTGGTGCCGATGCCATCGTATTTACGGGAGGTGTAGGTGAAAATGGAGACAACTCCAGACTTCAGGCATGTGCCGGCCTCGAATTTTTGGGCATCAAAATTGACCCAGCAGTGAATGCTACCGTTCATGGAGAAGAACACATTATCAGCACGCCTGATTCAGCAGTAAAAGTAATTGTGGTTCCAACAGATGAAGAATTTATGATTGCTTCTGATACGATGGAAATAGCAGGAAAATAA
- a CDS encoding aldo/keto reductase, producing METQPSPTRYENKVPYVQCGKSGLVLPRISLGLWHNFGDVDDFSEATKMIQFAFDNGITHFDLANNYGPPEGSAEENFGKILHHYLPGYRDEMIISTKAGHRMWPGPYGDGGSRKYLIASLNQSLKRMKLDYVDIFYSHRYDPNTPLEETMNALSDIVQQGKALYVGISKYPVDKTIEAYSILKANGTPCLIHQDRYSMLSRDIEEGILQAADDHGVGFIGFSPLYQGVLSDKYLHGIPDNSRAAKSTGFLQRSQISPEILDKVTALNAIAIQRGQTLAQMSLIWCLRHPTVTSVIVGTSSLKQLQDNIDALHYPRLSEEEIAQIDTILQQK from the coding sequence ATGGAAACACAACCCTCACCTACCCGCTACGAAAATAAAGTTCCCTATGTACAGTGCGGAAAAAGCGGCCTCGTTCTACCCCGGATATCATTAGGTTTATGGCATAACTTCGGTGATGTTGACGATTTTAGCGAAGCAACCAAAATGATCCAGTTTGCATTCGATAATGGTATAACTCACTTTGATCTGGCCAATAATTACGGACCTCCGGAAGGAAGCGCTGAAGAAAATTTCGGAAAGATTCTTCATCATTACTTACCCGGATACCGCGACGAAATGATAATATCCACAAAAGCAGGACACAGGATGTGGCCTGGCCCGTACGGCGACGGAGGATCTCGTAAATATCTTATCGCCAGCTTAAACCAAAGCCTGAAAAGGATGAAGCTGGATTACGTGGATATTTTTTATTCTCACCGGTATGATCCGAATACTCCTCTGGAAGAGACCATGAATGCATTATCTGACATTGTGCAACAGGGGAAAGCATTGTATGTCGGAATATCGAAATACCCGGTAGATAAAACAATTGAGGCCTACTCTATACTGAAAGCAAATGGAACTCCATGTCTGATCCATCAGGACAGATACAGCATGTTATCACGAGACATAGAAGAGGGAATTCTACAAGCTGCGGATGATCATGGCGTGGGATTTATCGGGTTTTCTCCTTTATATCAGGGGGTATTGTCTGACAAATATCTTCACGGTATCCCTGATAATTCACGAGCCGCAAAATCAACAGGCTTTTTACAACGCAGTCAGATATCGCCCGAAATTTTGGACAAAGTTACCGCTCTTAATGCCATTGCAATCCAGAGAGGCCAGACGTTGGCACAAATGTCATTAATTTGGTGCTTACGACACCCGACTGTTACCTCTGTTATTGTCGGCACTAGCTCCTTAAAGCAATTGCAGGATAACATTGACGCGTTGCACTACCCGCGCCTGTCTGAAGAAGAAATCGCTCAGATAGACACAATACTTCAACAAAAATAG
- the cydB gene encoding cytochrome d ubiquinol oxidase subunit II, translating to MDYAFYQEYWWFLVSLLGAILVFLFFVQGGQSLLYTIGKTDEERTLMVNSIGRKWEFTFTTLVTFGGGFFASFPLFYSTSFGGAYWPWMLILICFVLQAFSYEFRKKEGNILGHKTYEAFLLLNGFVGLLLFGTAVGTFFTGSEFIVNKENIYQPLMPVISTWQNPLHGLEAVANPRNVLLGLAVFFLARVLGSLYFINNIRHVAINARSRKQVLINSILFLVTFLAFFIWTLCAKGFAVHPETGEVYMQNAKYFHNLIEMPLIGIMLLVGVVALLYGIGIGVFCSRSTKGIWFAGLGTVLAVLSLLLILGYNNTAFYPSVSDLQSSLTIRNSSSSLFTLKVMSVVSLFIPVVLAYIFYAWRMMDKKQIDTNDLKDNHNPQY from the coding sequence ATGGATTACGCTTTTTATCAAGAATATTGGTGGTTTTTAGTATCGTTGCTCGGTGCCATACTGGTCTTCCTGTTTTTTGTTCAGGGAGGACAATCCTTGCTGTATACCATTGGGAAAACCGACGAAGAAAGAACGCTTATGGTAAATTCTATTGGAAGAAAATGGGAATTTACATTCACTACGCTGGTTACTTTTGGGGGCGGATTTTTTGCCTCTTTTCCGCTTTTTTATTCCACCAGCTTTGGAGGTGCCTATTGGCCCTGGATGCTTATTTTGATTTGCTTTGTGCTACAAGCTTTCAGCTATGAATTCAGAAAAAAAGAAGGCAATATTCTGGGTCATAAAACATATGAAGCTTTTTTGCTTCTCAATGGATTTGTCGGATTATTGCTATTTGGAACCGCAGTGGGAACTTTCTTTACTGGCAGCGAATTTATTGTGAACAAAGAAAATATCTATCAACCGTTGATGCCGGTAATTTCGACATGGCAAAACCCGTTACATGGCCTTGAAGCTGTAGCTAACCCTCGTAATGTACTACTCGGACTTGCTGTTTTCTTCCTTGCCAGAGTGTTGGGCAGCCTTTATTTTATCAACAACATACGCCACGTGGCTATTAATGCACGCTCCCGGAAACAGGTATTAATCAATTCCATTCTGTTTTTGGTCACATTCCTTGCCTTTTTCATATGGACACTATGTGCCAAAGGCTTTGCAGTACATCCTGAAACCGGAGAAGTTTACATGCAAAACGCTAAGTATTTCCACAACTTAATAGAAATGCCACTGATTGGGATTATGTTGCTTGTCGGCGTTGTAGCCCTTCTATATGGCATTGGTATCGGAGTGTTCTGCTCTCGCAGCACTAAAGGAATCTGGTTTGCTGGTTTAGGTACAGTATTAGCTGTATTATCGTTGCTGTTAATTCTTGGCTATAACAATACGGCCTTCTACCCATCGGTTTCAGATTTACAAAGTTCACTCACGATTCGAAACAGTTCTTCAAGTCTCTTTACATTAAAGGTAATGAGCGTTGTTTCTCTTTTTATTCCGGTAGTTTTGGCCTACATTTTTTATGCATGGCGAATGATGGATAAAAAGCAAATTGATACCAACGACCTCAAAGACAATCATAACCCTCAGTACTAA
- a CDS encoding PhoH family protein: MAIKKFILDTNVILHDYKCIYNFQENDIYIPITVLEELDKFKKGNDDINFNAREFSRDLDLLADNSIFTKGVSLGDSLGKLYIVTSYDYPEALQQTFSEKTPDHRILAVAYQLQKKYKNTIFISKDINLRLKAKSLGIVAEDYISDKVTSADIFDKKHATFSHVEAHLVDDLYKSKEGIPVEKFSFCSDIEPNECFIIKSSKSGVLARYNSFNQKVERVEKNKVFGIEPRNAEQAFAFNVMLDNNIKLVALTGKSGTGKTLLALAAALEQQENFQQVLLARPIVALGNKDLGYLPGDDKRKVSPYMQPLFDNLNVIKHQFNYQGKEVYKIEEMQREQKLVIEALAYIRGRSLSNTFFIVDEAQNLTPHEIKTIITRAGEETKIIFTGDIQQIDQPYLDMHSNGLVYMIDRMRGQELFAHINLTKGERSALSELASNLL; the protein is encoded by the coding sequence ATGGCAATCAAGAAGTTTATCCTCGACACCAATGTCATTCTACATGACTATAAATGCATCTACAATTTTCAGGAAAATGATATTTATATTCCCATAACTGTACTCGAAGAGCTTGATAAGTTTAAAAAAGGGAATGATGATATTAATTTCAATGCCAGAGAGTTCTCCCGGGATCTCGATTTACTGGCTGACAATTCCATTTTCACCAAAGGTGTAAGTCTGGGAGACAGCTTGGGTAAATTGTATATCGTAACTTCATACGACTATCCGGAAGCCTTGCAACAAACTTTCTCTGAAAAAACGCCCGATCATCGCATTCTGGCAGTAGCCTATCAACTACAGAAAAAGTATAAAAACACCATCTTCATTTCGAAAGACATCAACCTTCGATTAAAAGCTAAATCTCTGGGAATTGTTGCAGAAGATTATATTTCGGACAAGGTTACAAGTGCTGATATTTTCGATAAAAAACATGCCACATTCTCTCACGTAGAAGCCCATCTCGTGGATGATCTCTATAAATCAAAAGAGGGTATTCCTGTGGAAAAATTCAGTTTTTGTTCCGACATTGAACCGAACGAGTGTTTCATCATCAAAAGCAGTAAATCAGGCGTTCTGGCTCGTTATAATTCTTTCAATCAGAAGGTTGAACGGGTTGAAAAGAACAAGGTATTTGGTATTGAACCCCGCAATGCTGAACAAGCCTTTGCGTTTAACGTAATGCTGGACAATAATATTAAACTGGTTGCGCTTACGGGAAAATCAGGAACCGGAAAAACACTGCTTGCCCTTGCTGCGGCTTTGGAACAACAGGAAAATTTTCAGCAAGTATTACTTGCTCGCCCTATTGTTGCTCTTGGAAATAAAGATTTGGGCTACCTTCCCGGCGATGATAAGCGCAAAGTATCTCCCTATATGCAACCTTTATTTGACAACCTGAATGTCATTAAGCATCAGTTTAATTATCAGGGAAAAGAAGTCTATAAAATTGAGGAAATGCAGCGCGAACAGAAGCTGGTTATAGAAGCGCTGGCGTATATTCGCGGGCGGAGTCTGAGCAATACATTTTTTATTGTTGACGAGGCCCAGAATCTTACGCCACACGAAATCAAGACTATCATTACAAGAGCCGGAGAAGAAACCAAAATTATTTTTACCGGGGATATTCAACAAATAGACCAACCTTATCTCGACATGCACTCTAATGGACTGGTTTACATGATTGACCGTATGCGTGGCCAAGAGCTCTTCGCTCATATAAACCTTACTAAAGGAGAACGAAGCGCTCTCTCAGAATTAGCCAGCAACCTATTATAA
- a CDS encoding M3 family metallopeptidase, with product MTEKSTLSSYNSISNNPFLHPFDTPHAAIPFNEIKLEHYLPSFQEAIRIHESEIDAIVGNKDVPTFQNTIEALENSGRLLSLVTNTFFNLNSAETTDEMQQLAEEISPMLTDHSNNISLNAQLFERVKQVFIQKDYLELVAEQQTLLQKTYDSFADNGANLNDTDKITYRNLTEKLDTASLTFDRNILKEVNDYSLIISDKQRLTGLSDDYLEAAAAKASAKGQNGWLLDLTAPSYVPAMKFLDNRELRQQLYMAFCTKGIHNDANDNQEIIRSIVNNRLQLAQLLGHKTYAEYVLKDRMAETSDNVYKLLNELLTAYKPVADKEIEAVQKYAASLGFTEQLKPWDWAYYAEKLKDQTFTFNEDSLRPYFELNNVITGVFGLATKLYGITFKENTNIPVYHPEVKTFEVFDQDGQYLALLYTDFFPRQGKRPGAWMTEFKGQWKDGEDNHRPHISLVMNFTRPTKTKPALLSFDEVKTFLHEFGHALHGIFSNTIYLSLSGTSVYRDFVECPSQFMENYAVEKEFLDDFAFQYQTKELIPFEMIQKIKNAENYNIGYQCIRQLNFGFIDMAWHMLEKDFSTNVIEFEKQAEKQTQLLPSLENTCISSAFGHIFSGGYAAGYYSYKWAEVLAADSFAAFQNAGIFNQDVANSFRNNILSNGGSEKPMTLYKRFRGQDPSINALLIANGITLHTTK from the coding sequence ATGACAGAAAAATCTACGTTATCTTCATACAATAGCATTTCGAATAATCCGTTCTTACATCCATTCGATACCCCACACGCAGCTATTCCATTCAATGAAATCAAGCTCGAGCACTATTTGCCGTCATTTCAGGAAGCCATTCGCATACATGAATCCGAAATTGATGCTATTGTTGGAAACAAAGATGTCCCCACGTTTCAAAATACAATTGAAGCCCTCGAAAATTCAGGACGTTTACTTTCTCTTGTAACAAATACATTCTTCAACCTTAACAGTGCTGAAACGACTGATGAGATGCAACAACTTGCAGAAGAGATTTCTCCGATGCTGACCGATCATTCCAATAATATCTCATTAAATGCACAGCTTTTTGAAAGAGTGAAACAGGTATTTATTCAAAAAGATTATTTGGAATTAGTCGCAGAACAACAAACCTTATTACAAAAGACATACGACAGCTTTGCCGATAACGGAGCAAATTTGAATGATACGGATAAAATTACGTATCGAAACCTCACGGAAAAACTTGACACCGCGTCTTTGACCTTCGATAGAAATATTCTGAAAGAAGTCAACGACTATTCCCTGATTATTTCAGATAAACAGCGGTTAACCGGACTATCTGACGACTATCTTGAAGCTGCTGCTGCAAAAGCCTCGGCAAAAGGACAAAATGGATGGCTACTTGACTTGACAGCTCCGAGTTATGTGCCAGCCATGAAATTTTTAGATAACCGGGAGCTGAGACAGCAACTTTACATGGCATTCTGCACAAAAGGAATTCATAATGACGCCAATGACAATCAGGAAATAATTCGCTCTATTGTGAATAACAGACTGCAACTTGCTCAATTATTAGGTCATAAGACATATGCAGAATATGTACTGAAAGATAGAATGGCCGAAACGAGCGACAATGTATACAAGCTTCTTAATGAGCTGTTAACCGCCTATAAACCTGTAGCCGATAAAGAAATAGAAGCTGTGCAGAAATATGCTGCAAGTCTAGGATTTACAGAACAATTAAAGCCTTGGGATTGGGCTTACTATGCAGAAAAGCTCAAGGATCAAACATTCACTTTCAATGAAGATTCATTGCGTCCGTATTTTGAACTCAACAATGTAATTACGGGAGTCTTTGGCTTAGCAACTAAATTATACGGAATTACCTTCAAAGAAAACACGAATATTCCCGTATATCATCCGGAAGTGAAAACGTTTGAGGTATTTGATCAGGATGGACAATACCTTGCCCTACTCTACACAGACTTCTTTCCCCGACAAGGAAAGCGACCAGGTGCATGGATGACAGAATTCAAAGGCCAATGGAAAGACGGAGAGGACAATCATCGTCCTCATATTAGTCTGGTGATGAATTTTACCCGTCCTACAAAAACAAAACCAGCCCTTCTTTCCTTCGATGAAGTGAAAACATTCCTTCATGAATTTGGACATGCCCTACATGGCATTTTTTCCAACACAATATATCTATCACTCTCGGGGACGTCTGTATATCGCGATTTTGTAGAATGCCCCTCGCAGTTCATGGAAAACTATGCTGTTGAAAAAGAATTCCTTGATGATTTTGCATTCCAGTATCAAACGAAGGAATTAATCCCTTTTGAAATGATTCAAAAAATCAAAAATGCTGAAAATTATAACATAGGATACCAATGCATACGTCAATTGAATTTTGGATTCATCGATATGGCATGGCATATGCTAGAAAAAGACTTCTCAACTAATGTGATTGAATTTGAAAAACAAGCTGAAAAGCAGACTCAATTATTACCTTCTCTTGAAAACACGTGTATTAGCTCGGCATTCGGACATATCTTTTCAGGTGGGTATGCCGCCGGATACTACAGCTATAAATGGGCTGAAGTACTGGCTGCTGACTCTTTTGCAGCCTTTCAAAATGCCGGCATCTTTAATCAGGACGTAGCTAATTCTTTCCGCAATAACATTCTTTCCAATGGAGGATCCGAAAAGCCGATGACCTTATACAAACGATTCAGAGGGCAGGACCCTTCCATTAATGCTTTGTTAATTGCCAATGGGATTACGCTTCATACCACAAAATAA